A region from the Prosthecobacter fusiformis genome encodes:
- a CDS encoding N-acetylmuramoyl-L-alanine amidase, with protein sequence MKKAESISLRRWKKVRFGLRSLASYTALATSLASLAWLSNQLEAVPAVRLEPWDLDAAPLVVLDAGHGGHDGGAVAGGTIEKNLALTLTLRLRDQLLSQGMRVKMTRDKDVFLPLEERASIASQAEAAAFVSLHLNTSASPDVSGIETYYTKRKTLSAQRAMQAKWSLATGSVQDERGQWLAKSLQKHVCQATQAVDRGIKERSYAVVSQSLVPAVLIECGFLTNAPEMEKLKKRTYQEQLTRGIAAGITQFVKAHQGRPHYGIQAEAGPPTAPVEEAESASPQ encoded by the coding sequence TTGAAAAAAGCGGAATCCATCTCCCTCCGTCGTTGGAAAAAAGTACGCTTCGGCCTGCGCAGCCTGGCCTCCTATACGGCCTTGGCCACAAGCTTGGCTTCGTTGGCCTGGCTATCGAATCAACTGGAGGCCGTGCCCGCAGTGAGGCTGGAGCCATGGGATCTGGATGCAGCCCCGTTGGTGGTCTTGGACGCTGGCCATGGCGGGCATGATGGTGGCGCGGTGGCAGGCGGGACGATTGAAAAAAATTTGGCCCTGACACTGACCCTTCGCCTACGAGACCAGTTACTCAGCCAAGGAATGCGGGTGAAAATGACCCGGGACAAGGATGTCTTCCTGCCCCTGGAAGAACGTGCTTCAATCGCCAGCCAAGCAGAGGCCGCCGCCTTTGTAAGTCTGCACCTGAATACAAGCGCCTCGCCGGATGTGAGCGGCATTGAGACATACTATACAAAACGCAAAACCCTGTCCGCCCAGCGTGCTATGCAGGCAAAGTGGTCCCTAGCCACCGGCTCCGTTCAAGATGAGCGGGGGCAATGGCTGGCAAAAAGTCTGCAAAAGCATGTCTGCCAGGCCACGCAGGCGGTGGATCGAGGCATCAAGGAGCGCAGCTATGCTGTTGTGAGCCAATCCTTGGTGCCTGCGGTCCTCATCGAATGCGGTTTCCTAACCAATGCGCCGGAGATGGAGAAGCTCAAAAAACGAACCTACCAGGAGCAACTGACCCGTGGCATCGCTGCTGGCATCACTCAATTTGTGAAAGCGCACCAGGGCCGTCCGCACTATGGCATCCAGGCGGAAGCTGGCCCGCCCACCGCCCCGGTGGAGGAAGCCGAGAGCGCGAGTCCCCAGTGA
- a CDS encoding AMP-binding protein, producing MMLTVPENNVSLSPWQTQSRNGPFHLSAFLADAAERTPETTLTVDGMEFTCEQAWMNVLRIATWLQQNGVHRGEKVVAVLRHSPDLHLITLAVAHIGAVISIISPQIRSQAFQAILEEAEPVCLFLEKTSRHLKDVAENILTVWLGEGLNGGNWDEADFSEVMSTRPAWGMRFPGKSEDPAFLVFSESAGTDRKPGVVLTHENVRLMLSEQPRQGNAFLSLFHTDEACPEIETAVLEA from the coding sequence ATGATGCTAACCGTTCCAGAAAATAATGTGAGTCTTTCTCCCTGGCAGACGCAATCGCGCAACGGCCCATTTCATCTCTCCGCCTTCCTGGCAGACGCTGCCGAGCGAACCCCGGAAACCACGCTCACCGTGGATGGAATGGAATTTACCTGCGAGCAGGCATGGATGAACGTGCTGCGCATCGCCACTTGGTTGCAGCAAAATGGCGTTCATCGTGGAGAAAAAGTGGTCGCGGTGCTTCGCCACAGTCCGGATCTGCATCTGATCACCCTGGCCGTAGCCCATATCGGCGCAGTGATTTCCATCATTTCACCGCAGATACGCAGCCAGGCTTTCCAGGCGATTTTAGAAGAAGCGGAGCCAGTTTGTCTGTTTCTGGAAAAAACCAGCCGTCATTTAAAAGATGTGGCTGAAAACATTCTGACCGTCTGGCTGGGTGAAGGCCTGAATGGTGGCAATTGGGATGAGGCTGATTTTTCCGAAGTGATGAGCACCCGTCCCGCTTGGGGCATGCGCTTTCCAGGAAAGTCTGAAGACCCGGCCTTCCTCGTTTTTTCTGAATCCGCAGGGACCGACAGGAAGCCTGGAGTGGTCCTGACTCACGAAAATGTTCGCCTGATGCTTTCTGAGCAGCCACGGCAGGGAAATGCATTTTTATCCCTCTTCCACACGGATGAAGCATGCCCTGAGATTGAAACAGCGGTCCTGGAAGCCTGA
- a CDS encoding class I adenylate-forming enzyme family protein, which yields MTAQPPPLPSLPCQWLAQATERWPERVLVSGSTPLTFKETQTRVNHLAAWLHAQGIQKGDRVVVVMPNRVEVLLIILAALQEGVIFSILSHQMQPEGLQRILTQCEAKAVFLDASTAHLALTADGCAIISVDEEAGRSLFEGREATPRAVPLTADDLAFLVFTSGSTGTPRGVMLTHGNVAFVSPAIQVRLKYQADDCIGIFLPLAFDYSLYQLFYACLTGASLFLGRPEMVGPELPKILAREGITILPGVPTVFAALIKMQRFRPAELPRLRMITNTGDHLPQAYIQQIQELLPQVQVVPMFGLTECKRVSIILPEEMETHLDSVGRPLDGTTVFTVDEHGQPLPAGEAGELAIQGPHVSPGYWQSPEETAKRFRDLDGVHTLFTGDQGQVDSQGFITFLSRSDFVIKHRGTRLSPAEVEEAAYAVPQVVAAGCVKDDRRDLLCLFLSTTHDHMNEAGVLTALATRLERGKLPDRVYFLPELPRTSNQKLDRKALRNLLPQV from the coding sequence ATGACTGCTCAGCCTCCGCCTCTCCCGTCTTTACCCTGCCAGTGGCTGGCTCAGGCTACGGAACGATGGCCAGAGCGGGTGTTGGTTTCTGGCTCCACTCCCCTCACCTTTAAAGAAACGCAAACACGGGTCAATCACCTGGCTGCCTGGCTGCATGCCCAGGGCATTCAAAAAGGGGACCGGGTCGTGGTGGTAATGCCGAACCGGGTGGAAGTCCTCCTCATCATTCTCGCAGCGCTGCAAGAAGGGGTAATTTTTTCCATCCTGAGTCATCAAATGCAGCCGGAAGGTTTGCAGCGGATTTTGACCCAGTGTGAGGCCAAGGCGGTGTTTTTGGATGCCTCCACGGCCCACTTGGCCCTAACAGCGGATGGTTGCGCCATTATCTCGGTGGATGAGGAAGCAGGGCGCAGTCTTTTTGAAGGACGCGAAGCCACACCTCGGGCAGTCCCACTGACTGCGGACGATCTCGCTTTTCTGGTCTTTACTTCCGGGAGCACGGGCACGCCACGTGGTGTCATGCTGACTCATGGCAATGTGGCTTTCGTCAGCCCGGCTATCCAGGTCCGGCTAAAATACCAGGCGGACGATTGCATCGGCATCTTTTTACCCCTGGCTTTTGATTACAGTCTTTATCAGCTTTTTTATGCCTGCCTGACGGGTGCCAGCCTGTTTCTCGGCAGACCAGAAATGGTGGGGCCGGAGTTGCCTAAAATCCTGGCCCGTGAAGGCATCACCATCCTCCCTGGGGTGCCGACCGTCTTCGCCGCGCTGATCAAAATGCAACGCTTCCGCCCAGCGGAGCTTCCCCGGCTGAGGATGATCACCAATACAGGGGATCATCTGCCGCAGGCTTACATCCAGCAAATTCAGGAGCTGCTGCCGCAGGTGCAAGTGGTGCCGATGTTCGGCCTCACGGAGTGCAAGCGTGTCTCCATCATCCTGCCGGAGGAAATGGAGACCCATCTGGACAGTGTCGGCCGTCCCTTGGATGGCACCACCGTCTTCACCGTGGATGAGCATGGGCAACCTCTGCCCGCCGGGGAGGCGGGAGAACTGGCCATCCAGGGGCCACACGTTTCTCCAGGTTACTGGCAGTCCCCGGAGGAGACGGCCAAGCGATTTCGTGACCTGGATGGAGTGCATACCCTTTTCACGGGTGATCAAGGCCAAGTGGACAGCCAGGGATTCATTACGTTTTTATCCCGTAGCGATTTTGTCATCAAGCATCGCGGCACGCGCCTGAGCCCTGCCGAGGTGGAGGAAGCCGCGTATGCCGTTCCCCAGGTCGTGGCCGCAGGCTGTGTGAAAGATGACCGCCGGGATCTCCTATGTCTCTTTCTGTCCACGACTCATGACCATATGAATGAGGCTGGCGTACTCACCGCCCTGGCCACCCGGCTGGAGCGCGGAAAGCTGCCAGACCGCGTGTACTTCCT
- a CDS encoding amino acid ABC transporter ATP-binding protein — translation MKLETRSVVKRYGAFHALDKASFQTGDDARVVVLLGPSGGGKSTMLRVLGGLLVPEEGSVLVDEEELPHEAEGALRVLRQNGFVFQGYNLFPHLTALQNVTLPLTAVHGQTETAARQRAVELLTRLGLAEHMRKRPAELSGGQQQRAAIARALASKPRLLLLDEPTSALDPVMTGEVLDVIRELVQEGQQIVLATHELSFARQIADWVVFLAKGSVFESCPAVKFFDDPTSSFAKDYLTAVTKYR, via the coding sequence ATGAAACTTGAAACGCGTTCCGTGGTGAAACGTTACGGCGCGTTTCATGCGCTGGACAAAGCCAGTTTTCAAACCGGAGATGATGCCCGAGTCGTGGTCTTGCTAGGCCCCAGCGGCGGGGGCAAGTCCACGATGCTGCGTGTCCTGGGTGGCCTGCTGGTCCCGGAAGAAGGTAGCGTGCTGGTGGATGAAGAAGAGCTGCCACATGAGGCTGAAGGCGCTCTGCGGGTGCTGCGGCAAAACGGCTTTGTCTTCCAGGGATACAATCTTTTCCCACACCTCACCGCGCTGCAAAACGTCACCCTTCCCCTAACCGCGGTGCATGGTCAGACGGAAACGGCAGCCCGCCAAAGGGCAGTGGAACTGCTCACCCGGCTGGGCCTGGCGGAGCACATGCGCAAGCGTCCTGCAGAGCTTTCTGGCGGACAGCAGCAGCGCGCCGCCATCGCCCGCGCACTGGCTTCAAAACCCCGGCTTCTCCTCTTGGATGAACCCACTTCCGCACTGGATCCGGTGATGACCGGGGAGGTGCTGGATGTCATCCGTGAACTGGTCCAGGAGGGTCAGCAGATCGTCCTGGCCACCCATGAACTCAGTTTCGCCCGGCAGATAGCGGATTGGGTGGTGTTTCTTGCAAAAGGCAGCGTTTTCGAGTCCTGCCCAGCAGTTAAGTTTTTTGATGATCCCACGTCGTCCTTTGCGAAGGACTATTTGACGGCGGTGACAAAATATCGTTGA
- a CDS encoding muramidase family protein gives MKVPSADFFVKHPSLVLGSVFFFTSFAAAQNNYAPGAIQAPNYRHGGSAYTPARPSSPQPQPRYTTPPQSPQYQSGYGTPPNQKPSTAKGSSTTAKKSSSSNSRPVTLETKVARLEKNDARQDQRLSSIETGTGIRPPADDPHSGGKFYTVRPGDTLWRIADKHSTSINALKSANRLTGEVITVGQTLVIPGYSAAPVEYNQTGVHIVRPGDTFSQVAQANGITQDALARANPSAYPDRLLVGEKLTIPGKKASPTSYWPPADNGNPATITSRAHIVKKGESLGAIAKSYGISTSTLASANRLKNANLIEPGQRLVIPGGSVPRSPAPAPSYPPADRDTQPLPGAGLTYFTPPPAPAPAPAPEPTYQPVSKPEPPVSSNRRGIVAYQLERGDDINTVSGLFNTTPEKIRELNKLPADRKLKEGDEVVVPTIGAVSLN, from the coding sequence ATGAAAGTGCCGTCTGCAGACTTTTTTGTGAAGCACCCCAGCTTGGTCCTTGGCTCGGTGTTTTTCTTCACCTCATTCGCAGCCGCGCAAAACAATTACGCGCCAGGTGCCATCCAGGCACCCAACTACCGCCACGGCGGGTCTGCCTACACCCCTGCCAGGCCTTCGTCTCCTCAGCCACAGCCGCGCTATACCACTCCGCCGCAGTCTCCCCAATATCAGTCCGGTTACGGAACGCCTCCCAATCAAAAGCCGTCCACGGCCAAGGGCAGCAGTACTACGGCTAAAAAAAGCTCCAGCAGCAACTCCCGCCCGGTGACTTTGGAAACAAAGGTCGCCCGTCTGGAAAAAAATGATGCCCGGCAGGATCAGCGTCTCAGCAGCATCGAGACTGGCACAGGTATCCGTCCGCCTGCCGATGATCCGCACTCAGGAGGGAAATTCTATACGGTGCGCCCAGGGGATACTCTTTGGCGCATCGCGGACAAGCACAGCACCAGCATCAATGCGCTGAAATCTGCCAACCGCCTGACTGGAGAAGTGATCACCGTCGGCCAGACGCTGGTCATTCCTGGGTATAGTGCCGCCCCCGTGGAGTATAACCAGACTGGCGTACACATCGTGCGGCCTGGAGATACCTTTTCCCAAGTCGCTCAGGCCAATGGCATCACTCAGGATGCCCTGGCCCGGGCCAATCCGTCCGCGTATCCGGACCGCCTGCTGGTGGGTGAGAAACTGACCATCCCAGGAAAAAAAGCCAGTCCCACATCCTACTGGCCACCTGCGGACAACGGCAACCCTGCGACCATCACCTCCAGGGCTCACATCGTCAAAAAAGGAGAAAGCCTGGGAGCCATCGCCAAAAGCTACGGCATCTCCACGTCCACACTCGCCTCCGCTAACCGGTTAAAAAACGCCAATCTCATCGAGCCTGGCCAGCGCCTCGTCATTCCTGGGGGCAGTGTCCCTCGCAGTCCAGCGCCCGCTCCCTCATATCCGCCAGCAGACCGGGATACCCAGCCCCTGCCCGGAGCCGGATTGACCTATTTCACCCCGCCTCCTGCTCCCGCACCGGCCCCGGCTCCAGAGCCTACTTACCAGCCTGTCTCCAAGCCTGAGCCGCCCGTCAGCAGCAATCGCCGTGGCATCGTTGCCTACCAGTTGGAGCGGGGGGATGACATCAACACCGTCTCCGGACTCTTTAACACGACCCCGGAAAAAATTCGTGAACTGAACAAGCTGCCTGCGGATCGCAAGCTGAAGGAAGGTGATGAAGTGGTGGTTCCTACCATCGGGGCCGTGTCCCTGAATTGA
- a CDS encoding amino acid ABC transporter permease produces MPPTFLRTSLWTLVLILGGALALYATFATVHYEWNWKDTWVYREQLAWGWVTTMAISLGAMALSIFVGFSLMIGRRAPILPLRLLCTGIVELLRGSPLLVQLLIGYYIVASALHINDPLIVGMILLGCFEGAYLAEIFRGAVESIGASQREAARAVGFNRVQTYRYVIIPQAVRRALPGTTGQLVSLIKDSSLLSVIGIEELVQKVKILNSSSYTALEGYLPLAAAYLIVTLPLSWFAGRLERRFAYET; encoded by the coding sequence ATGCCCCCGACTTTTTTGCGCACTTCCCTTTGGACTCTGGTCCTGATCCTGGGAGGCGCACTGGCCCTTTACGCGACTTTTGCGACGGTCCACTACGAATGGAACTGGAAAGACACATGGGTTTACCGTGAGCAGTTGGCTTGGGGGTGGGTCACCACGATGGCCATCTCGCTGGGAGCCATGGCATTGAGTATTTTTGTAGGCTTTTCCTTGATGATAGGTAGGCGCGCGCCGATACTGCCACTGCGCCTACTATGCACCGGCATCGTCGAATTGCTGCGCGGATCTCCGCTTTTGGTACAGTTACTGATTGGGTATTACATCGTAGCTTCCGCCCTGCATATTAACGATCCTTTAATCGTCGGAATGATCCTCCTGGGCTGCTTTGAAGGGGCGTATCTGGCGGAGATATTTCGAGGGGCGGTGGAGAGCATTGGGGCCTCGCAGAGGGAGGCCGCGCGTGCCGTGGGTTTTAACCGGGTTCAAACTTATCGTTATGTGATCATTCCCCAGGCAGTACGCCGTGCATTGCCAGGGACCACGGGGCAGCTTGTCTCGCTGATCAAAGACTCCTCCCTGCTCTCCGTCATCGGCATTGAGGAGCTGGTGCAGAAGGTCAAAATTCTAAACAGCAGCAGCTATACTGCCCTGGAGGGATACCTGCCACTGGCCGCCGCCTATCTCATCGTCACGCTGCCGCTGTCCTGGTTTGCCGGGCGGCTGGAAAGGAGGTTCGCGTATGAAACTTGA